From Diospyros lotus cultivar Yz01 chromosome 4, ASM1463336v1, whole genome shotgun sequence, a single genomic window includes:
- the LOC127800320 gene encoding MLO-like protein 4 encodes MAEFERGRSLAETPTWAFATVVSVMVALGFFFHASLKKFGKWLGRTKRMALLAALEKIKEELMLFGLLSLLMGHWIIFVAKICVKSSTLSGQFFPCLQTDIRKPVYLSQITILSSNYLNYSVFHEQLNNMQSNFCPEGHESFASYESLEQLHRFLFFLGVTHVSYSFVVVTLAMIKIYSWKTWENQAKSMALQELQVAKGFVEGSPQAASDSIRMRRLSTFIFHQTSHPWSQHKVLVWLLCFSRQFWSSINRADYMALRLGFISTHQLPFTYDFHNYMLRSMEEEFRDIVGIGVPLWIFAILCIFLAFHGTNLYLWLSFLPPILILAIGTKLHLIVVKLAVEIMDRCPVSEAQHFNLRDDLFWFRRPRLLLWLLQFVSFQNAFEMAMFVWSLWETRGSSCFIEKRSFIVIRLTFGLASQFWCSFTTFPLYVIVSQMASKFKKSIVSRNVRTGLHRWKRRPKAGHGVRSLTVSQASTSTVSLDSAAKVVETIGSDSAPSSSAEGGSSRGKDDTWVSVQNASALLQDETCEILPSSTLRTSAQQQPLQLT; translated from the exons ATGGCGGAGTTTGAGAGAGGGCGGTCGCTGGCTGAAACCCCCACATGGGCTTTTGCGACGGTTGTCTCGGTCATGGTTGCTCTTGGATTCTTCTTCCATGCCTCACTCAAAAAGTTTGGAAAG TGGTTGGGTAGGACTAAGAGGATGGCTCTTCTTGCTGCTTTAGAGAAGATCAAGGAAG AGCTTATGCTTTTTGGACTGTTATCATTGCTGATGGGTCATTGGATCATTTTTGTGGCCAAGATATGTGTTAAATCATCAACCTTGAGCGGTCAATTCTTCCCATGTTTACAAACTGACATAAGGAAGCCCGTTTATCTAAGTCAAATTACAATTTTAAGTTCAAATTATCTGAATTATTCAGTTTTTCACGAGCAGCTGAACAACATGCAGAGCAACTTCTGTCCGGAG GGCCACGAATCATTTGCTTCATACGAAAGTCTTGAGCAGCTTCACCGATTCTTGTTTTTTCTCGGTGTTACCCATGTATCTTATAGCTTTGTTGTTGTTACCCTTGCCATGATCAAA ATTTATAGCTGGAAAACATGGGAAAATCAAGCAAAGTCAATGGCCTTGCAGGAATTACAAGTTGCAAAAGGTTTTGTTGAGG GCTCCCCACAAGCTGCCTCTGACAGTATAAGAATGAGGCGATTATCTACTTTCATTTTTCACCAGACTTCCCATCCTTGGAGCCAGCATAAAGTTCTTGTTTGGCTG CTCTGTTTCAGTCGCCAGTTTTGGagttctataaatagagctGACTACATGGCTTTGCGCCTAGGCTTCATTTCT ACTCATCAACTACCATTCACATatgattttcataattatatgcTTCGAAGCATGGAGGAAGAGTTTCGTGATATTGTTGGCATCGG TGTGCCCCTCTGGATTTTTGCCATTTTATGCATTTTCCTAGCATTTCATG GAACTAATCTTTACCTTTGGCTTTCGTTTCTTCCACCCATT TTGATCCTGGCAATTGGTACCAAGCTGCATCTCATAGTCGTAAAGCTGGCCGTTGAAATCATGGATAGATGCCCAGTGTCCGAAGCTCAACACTTCAACCTGAGGGATGACCTCTTCTGGTTTAGGAGGCCTCGGCTTCTGCTTTGGTTATTACAGTTTGTGTCTTTCCAG AACGCATTTGAGATGGCAATGTTTGTTTGGTCACTG TGGGAAACTCGAGGATCGTCATGTTTCATTGAGAAACGTAGCTTCATTGTGATCCGGTTGACATTTGG GCTTGCCTCGCAGTTCTGGTGTAGCTTCACTACATTCCCGCTCTATGTTATCGTCTCACAG ATGGCCTCAAAGTTCAAAAAATCCATTGTTTCCAGAAATGTAAGAACAGGGCTGCATAGATGGAAGAGAAGGCCCAAGGCCGGGCACGGCGTTCGCTCTTTAACCGTCTCTCAGGCATCAACATCTACCGTATCATTGGATTCTGCAGCCAAGGTGGTAGAAACAATCGGCAGTGACAGTGCTCCCTCTAGCAGCGCCGAAGGAGGTTCTTCAAGAGGCAAAGACGACACATGGGTCTCTGTTCAAAATGCCTCTGCATTGCTGCAGGATGAAACCTGCGAGATTTTACCAAGCTCCACTTTACGAACATCCGCCCAACAACAGCCATTGCAACTAACTTAA